Proteins found in one Siniperca chuatsi isolate FFG_IHB_CAS linkage group LG22, ASM2008510v1, whole genome shotgun sequence genomic segment:
- the LOC122870221 gene encoding low affinity immunoglobulin gamma Fc region receptor II-like isoform X5: protein MEQTSLQWSVFLTSLLSCTTNQARLTVSPSSSQLFRGEFFSLSCEEDDSSAGWTLRRNSTRETRTQCGAGWGRSAGSSCNISYVLPLDSGVYWCESREGATSNTISITVTDGSVILQSPVLPVMEGHDVTLHCKPKTPPSDRPAAFYKDGSLISTEPTGHMTIHHVSKSDEGLYKCHISRHGESPPSWISVTGKPTTTVRPPSPTTPPTSAAPPPTSTPPIYVPPPPVSTAPPPASAPLQLVFRLVCHLVVFCPYCISTVLMVSLYRHRPTGNDLPVSIVMTPPTQAEKGLADDYDDVITAVTTEHHF, encoded by the exons ATGGAACAAACATCTCTTCAATGGTCAGTCT TTCTGACCTCACTGCTGAGCTGCACAACAAACCAAG CTCGTCTGACTGTGAGTCCCAGCAGCTCTCAGCTGTTTAGAGGGGAGTTTTTCTCTCTGAGCTGTGAGGAGGACGACAGCTCTGCTGGATGGACGCTGAGGAGGAACTCAACCAGAGAAACCAGGACTCAGTGTGGAGCTGGCTGGGGAAGATCAGCTGGTTCTTCCTGTAACATCAGCTACGTCCTCCCATTGGACAGTGGAGTTTACTGGTGTGAGTCCAGAGAGGGAGCAACCAGTAACACCATCAGCATCACTGTCACTG ATGGATCAGTGATCCTGCAGAGTCCTGTCCTCCCTGTGATGGAGGGACATGATGTCACTCTCCACTGTAAACCAAAGACCCCTCCCTCCGACCGCCCAGCTGCTTTCTATAAAGATGGCTCCCTCATCAGCACTGAGCCTACAGGTCACATGACCATCCACCATGTTTCCAAGTCTGATGAAGGCCTCTACAAGTGTCACATCAGCCGTCATGGAGAGTCTCCACCCAGCTGGATCTCTGTCACAG GTAAGCCTACAACCACAGTCCGACCCCCATCACCAACCACGCCCCCCACCTCTGCAGCCCCGCCCCCCACATCAACCCCGCCCATATATGTACCCCCGCCCCCTGTCTCTACAGCCCCGCCCCCTGCCTCAGCCCCCCTCCAGCTTGTGTTCAGACTGGTCTGCCACCTGGTGGTGTTCTGTCCGTACTGCATCTCCACTGTCCTCATGGTGTCTTTATATCGACACAGGCCCACAG GAAATGACCTGCCCGTCTCCATAGTGATGACCCCGCCCACCCAGGCTGAGAAGGGATTGGCTGATGActatgatgatgtcatcactgcTGTAACCACAGAGCATCACTTCTGA
- the LOC122870221 gene encoding low affinity immunoglobulin gamma Fc region receptor II-like isoform X3, whose amino-acid sequence MEQTSLQWSVFLTSLLSCTTNQARLTVSPSSSQLFRGEFFSLSCEEDDSSAGWTLRRNSTRETRTQCGAGWGRSAGSSCNISYVLPLDSGVYWCESREGATSNTISITVTDGSVILQSPVLPVMEGHDVTLHCKPKTPPSDRPAAFYKDGSLISTEPTGHMTIHHVSKSDEGLYKCHISRHGESPPSWISVTGGILSTGKPTTTVRPPSPTTPPTSAAPPPTSTPPIYVPPPPVSTAPPPASAPLQLVFRLVCHLVVFCPYCISTVLMVSLYRHRPTGNDLPVSIVMTPPTQAEKGLADDYDDVITAVTTEHHF is encoded by the exons ATGGAACAAACATCTCTTCAATGGTCAGTCT TTCTGACCTCACTGCTGAGCTGCACAACAAACCAAG CTCGTCTGACTGTGAGTCCCAGCAGCTCTCAGCTGTTTAGAGGGGAGTTTTTCTCTCTGAGCTGTGAGGAGGACGACAGCTCTGCTGGATGGACGCTGAGGAGGAACTCAACCAGAGAAACCAGGACTCAGTGTGGAGCTGGCTGGGGAAGATCAGCTGGTTCTTCCTGTAACATCAGCTACGTCCTCCCATTGGACAGTGGAGTTTACTGGTGTGAGTCCAGAGAGGGAGCAACCAGTAACACCATCAGCATCACTGTCACTG ATGGATCAGTGATCCTGCAGAGTCCTGTCCTCCCTGTGATGGAGGGACATGATGTCACTCTCCACTGTAAACCAAAGACCCCTCCCTCCGACCGCCCAGCTGCTTTCTATAAAGATGGCTCCCTCATCAGCACTGAGCCTACAGGTCACATGACCATCCACCATGTTTCCAAGTCTGATGAAGGCCTCTACAAGTGTCACATCAGCCGTCATGGAGAGTCTCCACCCAGCTGGATCTCTGTCACAG GTGGGATTCTCTCTACAGGTAAGCCTACAACCACAGTCCGACCCCCATCACCAACCACGCCCCCCACCTCTGCAGCCCCGCCCCCCACATCAACCCCGCCCATATATGTACCCCCGCCCCCTGTCTCTACAGCCCCGCCCCCTGCCTCAGCCCCCCTCCAGCTTGTGTTCAGACTGGTCTGCCACCTGGTGGTGTTCTGTCCGTACTGCATCTCCACTGTCCTCATGGTGTCTTTATATCGACACAGGCCCACAG GAAATGACCTGCCCGTCTCCATAGTGATGACCCCGCCCACCCAGGCTGAGAAGGGATTGGCTGATGActatgatgatgtcatcactgcTGTAACCACAGAGCATCACTTCTGA
- the LOC122870221 gene encoding Fc receptor-like protein 5 isoform X8, which yields MEQTSLQWSVFLTSLLSCTTNQARLTVSPSSSQLFRGEFFSLSCEEDDSSAGWTLRRNSTRETRTQCGAGWGRSAGSSCNISYVLPLDSGVYWCESREGATSNTISITVTDGSVILQSPVLPVMEGHDVTLHCKPKTPPSDRPAAFYKDGSLISTEPTGHMTIHHVSKSDEGLYKCHISRHGESPPSWISVTAPPPASAPLQLVFRLVCHLVVFCPYCISTVLMVSLYRHRPTGNDLPVSIVMTPPTQAEKGLADDYDDVITAVTTEHHF from the exons ATGGAACAAACATCTCTTCAATGGTCAGTCT TTCTGACCTCACTGCTGAGCTGCACAACAAACCAAG CTCGTCTGACTGTGAGTCCCAGCAGCTCTCAGCTGTTTAGAGGGGAGTTTTTCTCTCTGAGCTGTGAGGAGGACGACAGCTCTGCTGGATGGACGCTGAGGAGGAACTCAACCAGAGAAACCAGGACTCAGTGTGGAGCTGGCTGGGGAAGATCAGCTGGTTCTTCCTGTAACATCAGCTACGTCCTCCCATTGGACAGTGGAGTTTACTGGTGTGAGTCCAGAGAGGGAGCAACCAGTAACACCATCAGCATCACTGTCACTG ATGGATCAGTGATCCTGCAGAGTCCTGTCCTCCCTGTGATGGAGGGACATGATGTCACTCTCCACTGTAAACCAAAGACCCCTCCCTCCGACCGCCCAGCTGCTTTCTATAAAGATGGCTCCCTCATCAGCACTGAGCCTACAGGTCACATGACCATCCACCATGTTTCCAAGTCTGATGAAGGCCTCTACAAGTGTCACATCAGCCGTCATGGAGAGTCTCCACCCAGCTGGATCTCTGTCACAG CCCCGCCCCCTGCCTCAGCCCCCCTCCAGCTTGTGTTCAGACTGGTCTGCCACCTGGTGGTGTTCTGTCCGTACTGCATCTCCACTGTCCTCATGGTGTCTTTATATCGACACAGGCCCACAG GAAATGACCTGCCCGTCTCCATAGTGATGACCCCGCCCACCCAGGCTGAGAAGGGATTGGCTGATGActatgatgatgtcatcactgcTGTAACCACAGAGCATCACTTCTGA
- the LOC122870221 gene encoding Fc receptor-like protein 5 isoform X6, translating into MKHHFHPVSVIQLSTNQSLVCKQITCFSRLTVSPSSSQLFRGEFFSLSCEEDDSSAGWTLRRNSTRETRTQCGAGWGRSAGSSCNISYVLPLDSGVYWCESREGATSNTISITVTDGSVILQSPVLPVMEGHDVTLHCKPKTPPSDRPAAFYKDGSLISTEPTGHMTIHHVSKSDEGLYKCHISRHGESPPSWISVTGGILSTAPPPASAPLQLVFRLVCHLVVFCPYCISTVLMVSLYRHRPTGNDLPVSIVMTPPTQAEKGLADDYDDVITAVTTEHHF; encoded by the exons ATGAAGCATCACTTTCATCCAGTCTCAGTGATCCAGTTATCAACCAATCAGTCTTTGGTCTGCAAGCAAATCAcctgttttt CTCGTCTGACTGTGAGTCCCAGCAGCTCTCAGCTGTTTAGAGGGGAGTTTTTCTCTCTGAGCTGTGAGGAGGACGACAGCTCTGCTGGATGGACGCTGAGGAGGAACTCAACCAGAGAAACCAGGACTCAGTGTGGAGCTGGCTGGGGAAGATCAGCTGGTTCTTCCTGTAACATCAGCTACGTCCTCCCATTGGACAGTGGAGTTTACTGGTGTGAGTCCAGAGAGGGAGCAACCAGTAACACCATCAGCATCACTGTCACTG ATGGATCAGTGATCCTGCAGAGTCCTGTCCTCCCTGTGATGGAGGGACATGATGTCACTCTCCACTGTAAACCAAAGACCCCTCCCTCCGACCGCCCAGCTGCTTTCTATAAAGATGGCTCCCTCATCAGCACTGAGCCTACAGGTCACATGACCATCCACCATGTTTCCAAGTCTGATGAAGGCCTCTACAAGTGTCACATCAGCCGTCATGGAGAGTCTCCACCCAGCTGGATCTCTGTCACAG GTGGGATTCTCTCTACAG CCCCGCCCCCTGCCTCAGCCCCCCTCCAGCTTGTGTTCAGACTGGTCTGCCACCTGGTGGTGTTCTGTCCGTACTGCATCTCCACTGTCCTCATGGTGTCTTTATATCGACACAGGCCCACAG GAAATGACCTGCCCGTCTCCATAGTGATGACCCCGCCCACCCAGGCTGAGAAGGGATTGGCTGATGActatgatgatgtcatcactgcTGTAACCACAGAGCATCACTTCTGA
- the LOC122870221 gene encoding low affinity immunoglobulin gamma Fc region receptor II-like isoform X4, with amino-acid sequence MKHHFHPVSVIQLSTNQSLVCKQITCFSRLTVSPSSSQLFRGEFFSLSCEEDDSSAGWTLRRNSTRETRTQCGAGWGRSAGSSCNISYVLPLDSGVYWCESREGATSNTISITVTDGSVILQSPVLPVMEGHDVTLHCKPKTPPSDRPAAFYKDGSLISTEPTGHMTIHHVSKSDEGLYKCHISRHGESPPSWISVTGKPTTTVRPPSPTTPPTSAAPPPTSTPPIYVPPPPVSTAPPPASAPLQLVFRLVCHLVVFCPYCISTVLMVSLYRHRPTGNDLPVSIVMTPPTQAEKGLADDYDDVITAVTTEHHF; translated from the exons ATGAAGCATCACTTTCATCCAGTCTCAGTGATCCAGTTATCAACCAATCAGTCTTTGGTCTGCAAGCAAATCAcctgttttt CTCGTCTGACTGTGAGTCCCAGCAGCTCTCAGCTGTTTAGAGGGGAGTTTTTCTCTCTGAGCTGTGAGGAGGACGACAGCTCTGCTGGATGGACGCTGAGGAGGAACTCAACCAGAGAAACCAGGACTCAGTGTGGAGCTGGCTGGGGAAGATCAGCTGGTTCTTCCTGTAACATCAGCTACGTCCTCCCATTGGACAGTGGAGTTTACTGGTGTGAGTCCAGAGAGGGAGCAACCAGTAACACCATCAGCATCACTGTCACTG ATGGATCAGTGATCCTGCAGAGTCCTGTCCTCCCTGTGATGGAGGGACATGATGTCACTCTCCACTGTAAACCAAAGACCCCTCCCTCCGACCGCCCAGCTGCTTTCTATAAAGATGGCTCCCTCATCAGCACTGAGCCTACAGGTCACATGACCATCCACCATGTTTCCAAGTCTGATGAAGGCCTCTACAAGTGTCACATCAGCCGTCATGGAGAGTCTCCACCCAGCTGGATCTCTGTCACAG GTAAGCCTACAACCACAGTCCGACCCCCATCACCAACCACGCCCCCCACCTCTGCAGCCCCGCCCCCCACATCAACCCCGCCCATATATGTACCCCCGCCCCCTGTCTCTACAGCCCCGCCCCCTGCCTCAGCCCCCCTCCAGCTTGTGTTCAGACTGGTCTGCCACCTGGTGGTGTTCTGTCCGTACTGCATCTCCACTGTCCTCATGGTGTCTTTATATCGACACAGGCCCACAG GAAATGACCTGCCCGTCTCCATAGTGATGACCCCGCCCACCCAGGCTGAGAAGGGATTGGCTGATGActatgatgatgtcatcactgcTGTAACCACAGAGCATCACTTCTGA
- the LOC122870221 gene encoding low affinity immunoglobulin gamma Fc region receptor II-like isoform X2, which translates to MKHHFHPVSVIQLSTNQSLVCKQITCFSRLTVSPSSSQLFRGEFFSLSCEEDDSSAGWTLRRNSTRETRTQCGAGWGRSAGSSCNISYVLPLDSGVYWCESREGATSNTISITVTDGSVILQSPVLPVMEGHDVTLHCKPKTPPSDRPAAFYKDGSLISTEPTGHMTIHHVSKSDEGLYKCHISRHGESPPSWISVTGGILSTGKPTTTVRPPSPTTPPTSAAPPPTSTPPIYVPPPPVSTAPPPASAPLQLVFRLVCHLVVFCPYCISTVLMVSLYRHRPTGNDLPVSIVMTPPTQAEKGLADDYDDVITAVTTEHHF; encoded by the exons ATGAAGCATCACTTTCATCCAGTCTCAGTGATCCAGTTATCAACCAATCAGTCTTTGGTCTGCAAGCAAATCAcctgttttt CTCGTCTGACTGTGAGTCCCAGCAGCTCTCAGCTGTTTAGAGGGGAGTTTTTCTCTCTGAGCTGTGAGGAGGACGACAGCTCTGCTGGATGGACGCTGAGGAGGAACTCAACCAGAGAAACCAGGACTCAGTGTGGAGCTGGCTGGGGAAGATCAGCTGGTTCTTCCTGTAACATCAGCTACGTCCTCCCATTGGACAGTGGAGTTTACTGGTGTGAGTCCAGAGAGGGAGCAACCAGTAACACCATCAGCATCACTGTCACTG ATGGATCAGTGATCCTGCAGAGTCCTGTCCTCCCTGTGATGGAGGGACATGATGTCACTCTCCACTGTAAACCAAAGACCCCTCCCTCCGACCGCCCAGCTGCTTTCTATAAAGATGGCTCCCTCATCAGCACTGAGCCTACAGGTCACATGACCATCCACCATGTTTCCAAGTCTGATGAAGGCCTCTACAAGTGTCACATCAGCCGTCATGGAGAGTCTCCACCCAGCTGGATCTCTGTCACAG GTGGGATTCTCTCTACAGGTAAGCCTACAACCACAGTCCGACCCCCATCACCAACCACGCCCCCCACCTCTGCAGCCCCGCCCCCCACATCAACCCCGCCCATATATGTACCCCCGCCCCCTGTCTCTACAGCCCCGCCCCCTGCCTCAGCCCCCCTCCAGCTTGTGTTCAGACTGGTCTGCCACCTGGTGGTGTTCTGTCCGTACTGCATCTCCACTGTCCTCATGGTGTCTTTATATCGACACAGGCCCACAG GAAATGACCTGCCCGTCTCCATAGTGATGACCCCGCCCACCCAGGCTGAGAAGGGATTGGCTGATGActatgatgatgtcatcactgcTGTAACCACAGAGCATCACTTCTGA
- the LOC122870221 gene encoding Fc receptor-like protein 5 isoform X7 — protein MKHHFHPVSVIQLSTNQSLVCKQITCFSRLTVSPSSSQLFRGEFFSLSCEEDDSSAGWTLRRNSTRETRTQCGAGWGRSAGSSCNISYVLPLDSGVYWCESREGATSNTISITVTDGSVILQSPVLPVMEGHDVTLHCKPKTPPSDRPAAFYKDGSLISTEPTGHMTIHHVSKSDEGLYKCHISRHGESPPSWISVTAPPPASAPLQLVFRLVCHLVVFCPYCISTVLMVSLYRHRPTGNDLPVSIVMTPPTQAEKGLADDYDDVITAVTTEHHF, from the exons ATGAAGCATCACTTTCATCCAGTCTCAGTGATCCAGTTATCAACCAATCAGTCTTTGGTCTGCAAGCAAATCAcctgttttt CTCGTCTGACTGTGAGTCCCAGCAGCTCTCAGCTGTTTAGAGGGGAGTTTTTCTCTCTGAGCTGTGAGGAGGACGACAGCTCTGCTGGATGGACGCTGAGGAGGAACTCAACCAGAGAAACCAGGACTCAGTGTGGAGCTGGCTGGGGAAGATCAGCTGGTTCTTCCTGTAACATCAGCTACGTCCTCCCATTGGACAGTGGAGTTTACTGGTGTGAGTCCAGAGAGGGAGCAACCAGTAACACCATCAGCATCACTGTCACTG ATGGATCAGTGATCCTGCAGAGTCCTGTCCTCCCTGTGATGGAGGGACATGATGTCACTCTCCACTGTAAACCAAAGACCCCTCCCTCCGACCGCCCAGCTGCTTTCTATAAAGATGGCTCCCTCATCAGCACTGAGCCTACAGGTCACATGACCATCCACCATGTTTCCAAGTCTGATGAAGGCCTCTACAAGTGTCACATCAGCCGTCATGGAGAGTCTCCACCCAGCTGGATCTCTGTCACAG CCCCGCCCCCTGCCTCAGCCCCCCTCCAGCTTGTGTTCAGACTGGTCTGCCACCTGGTGGTGTTCTGTCCGTACTGCATCTCCACTGTCCTCATGGTGTCTTTATATCGACACAGGCCCACAG GAAATGACCTGCCCGTCTCCATAGTGATGACCCCGCCCACCCAGGCTGAGAAGGGATTGGCTGATGActatgatgatgtcatcactgcTGTAACCACAGAGCATCACTTCTGA